From one Tsukamurella tyrosinosolvens genomic stretch:
- a CDS encoding helix-turn-helix domain-containing protein produces MGEEDAIDKNFGTNMKRTREALGLSKADLLRWLEGLGWENAHQTTITRIEDGDRAPRLGEAKLIAKALMQPLDSLMAKPEAASLAAAIVQQYQATYAAATRTVEASESFDSALARLSDLMKELDAEAQELIDDETIETLRYVTDGYCDASAFVEQGDIL; encoded by the coding sequence ATGGGTGAAGAGGATGCGATCGACAAGAACTTCGGGACCAACATGAAGCGCACCCGCGAAGCTCTCGGGTTGTCGAAGGCCGACCTACTTCGGTGGCTAGAGGGGCTCGGTTGGGAGAACGCTCACCAAACGACCATCACCCGAATCGAGGACGGAGACAGGGCACCACGTCTGGGCGAGGCGAAACTCATCGCTAAGGCCCTCATGCAGCCGTTGGACTCCCTGATGGCGAAACCCGAGGCGGCGTCGTTGGCTGCAGCGATTGTCCAGCAATATCAGGCCACGTACGCAGCGGCGACTCGCACGGTTGAGGCAAGCGAATCGTTCGACTCAGCGCTCGCACGCCTCAGCGATCTGATGAAGGAGCTTGACGCCGAGGCTCAGGAGTTGATCGACGATGAGACCATCGAGACATTGCGCTACGTCACTGACGGATATTGCGACGCAAGCGCGTTCGTAGAGCAGGGCGACATTTTGTGA
- a CDS encoding alpha/beta hydrolase, with the protein MNVLSLTQLRERAGNLWALTLGEGIRPVERTPHVVVADGDHRTLRRFATDPDRAAAAVPGAAPVLLVPPIAAPATCYDLSPETSVVAHLAATGRVPYVIDFGEMGYGDRGLGFEDFALDIIPQAIARALDDFWGGDVPDGAGVDLYGWSLGGTLSFLTAGASTDSIRSIVSIATPLKYAAQPPYPLVTSVMKPVRGLGPGALIALMGGIPAPIVQVAYRATSWDRELKKPKFVLQNLGEPEKLARMEVIDRFQRTFPGYPGKLATQLWERLIFRGELADGHVTLGETVVDLHSIDVPVQLFGSHRDALCAWETARHGVDLFTGSPRVEFATVESSHLGLVAGPDAVRETWPVIDAFLASVDAESEAADPAR; encoded by the coding sequence ATGAACGTATTGAGCCTGACTCAATTGCGCGAGCGCGCCGGCAACCTCTGGGCGTTGACTCTGGGGGAGGGAATCCGCCCCGTCGAGCGCACCCCGCACGTCGTCGTCGCCGACGGTGACCACCGCACCCTCCGCCGGTTCGCCACGGATCCCGACCGCGCCGCGGCCGCCGTGCCCGGCGCCGCACCGGTGCTGCTGGTGCCGCCGATCGCCGCGCCCGCCACCTGCTACGACCTCTCGCCCGAGACGTCCGTCGTCGCGCACCTCGCCGCGACGGGGCGCGTCCCCTACGTCATCGACTTCGGCGAGATGGGCTACGGCGACCGCGGTCTCGGCTTCGAGGACTTCGCCCTCGACATCATCCCGCAGGCCATCGCGCGCGCCCTGGATGACTTCTGGGGTGGGGACGTGCCCGACGGTGCCGGCGTCGACCTGTACGGCTGGAGCCTGGGCGGCACGCTGTCGTTCCTCACCGCCGGCGCGTCGACGGACTCCATCCGCTCGATCGTCTCCATCGCGACTCCACTGAAGTACGCCGCGCAGCCGCCGTACCCGCTGGTGACCTCTGTGATGAAGCCCGTGCGCGGCCTCGGCCCCGGCGCGCTGATCGCGCTCATGGGCGGCATTCCCGCGCCGATCGTGCAGGTGGCCTACCGCGCCACCTCGTGGGACCGGGAGCTGAAGAAGCCCAAGTTCGTGCTCCAGAATCTCGGCGAGCCCGAGAAGTTGGCCCGCATGGAGGTCATCGACCGGTTCCAGCGCACCTTCCCCGGGTACCCCGGCAAGCTGGCGACGCAGCTGTGGGAGCGGCTGATCTTCCGCGGCGAGCTGGCGGACGGTCACGTGACCCTGGGCGAGACCGTCGTGGATCTGCATTCCATCGACGTGCCCGTGCAGCTGTTCGGCTCGCACCGGGACGCCCTGTGCGCGTGGGAGACCGCGCGTCACGGCGTCGACCTGTTCACCGGTTCGCCCCGCGTCGAGTTCGCGACCGTCGAGTCCAGCCACCTCGGCCTCGTCGCCGGCCCCGACGCCGTCCGCGAGACCTGGCCCGTGATCGACGCCTTCCTCGCGTCCGTGGACGCCGAGTCCGAGGCCGCCGACCCCGCCCGGTAA
- a CDS encoding tyrosine-type recombinase/integrase, translating to MQKRNRRSGVEDRWTRADGQPSARHGKGLRWMGRYVAGDGRERTKSFGLKKDAQRWLEQQVSDQVTGTWTDPELAAQTFGAVAEKWIATKASRKPKTVAGYRSILDTVALPRWRDVPLGDIRFDDMQVWISGLSADGSTRFAGRGLSASRVIQTHQVVGSVLRFSVKARYIATNPAEDVELPGKVEVEQRYLSHEQAHRLAVACGEYRTFVLVLTYCGLRFGEAIALTVGRVDLDARRITVAKSVTYVTGQGQVEGAPKNSSTRRVPVPKFLVPLLRTELDGREDDELVFPGREGGWLTEGQVRWVFDKAATTVGEKGLTPHQLRHTCASLAIRGGANVKVLQTLLGHKTATLTLDRYGHLFPDDLDRVSDSFDAAADQLRTGGKLSLVKQWRIPL from the coding sequence ATGCAGAAGCGCAACCGTCGCTCCGGTGTCGAGGACCGGTGGACGCGGGCCGACGGCCAGCCGAGCGCGCGCCATGGCAAGGGCCTTCGATGGATGGGCCGCTACGTAGCGGGCGACGGCCGGGAGCGCACGAAGTCGTTCGGGCTCAAGAAGGACGCTCAACGGTGGCTAGAGCAGCAGGTTTCCGACCAGGTGACCGGGACGTGGACGGACCCGGAGCTGGCCGCGCAGACGTTCGGCGCGGTCGCCGAGAAGTGGATCGCGACGAAGGCGAGCCGCAAGCCGAAGACGGTAGCCGGTTACCGGTCCATTCTGGACACCGTGGCGCTCCCCCGCTGGCGGGACGTGCCGCTGGGCGACATCCGGTTCGACGACATGCAGGTGTGGATCTCCGGGCTGAGCGCGGACGGGTCGACCAGGTTCGCCGGCCGCGGGCTGTCCGCATCCCGCGTGATTCAGACCCACCAGGTCGTCGGTTCCGTGCTGCGGTTCTCGGTCAAGGCCCGGTACATCGCTACGAACCCGGCCGAGGACGTGGAGTTGCCAGGCAAGGTCGAGGTGGAGCAGCGATACCTGTCACATGAGCAGGCGCACCGTCTGGCGGTCGCGTGCGGCGAGTACCGGACGTTCGTTCTAGTGCTGACGTACTGCGGCCTCCGCTTCGGCGAGGCGATCGCACTGACGGTCGGGCGTGTCGACCTCGATGCCCGGCGGATCACGGTCGCCAAGTCCGTGACGTACGTGACCGGGCAGGGACAGGTCGAGGGCGCCCCGAAGAACAGCTCGACGCGGCGAGTGCCGGTACCGAAGTTCCTGGTGCCGCTACTCAGGACCGAGCTCGACGGACGCGAGGATGACGAGCTGGTGTTCCCGGGCCGCGAGGGCGGGTGGCTCACCGAGGGGCAGGTGCGATGGGTGTTCGACAAGGCAGCGACGACGGTCGGCGAGAAGGGGCTCACACCGCACCAGCTGCGGCACACCTGCGCGTCGTTGGCGATCCGCGGCGGCGCGAACGTGAAGGTGCTGCAAACCCTCCTGGGCCACAAGACGGCGACGCTGACGCTGGATCGGTACGGGCACCTGTTCCCGGACGATCTGGACCGGGTGAGCGACTCGTTCGATGCTGCTGCGGACCAGCTGCGGACTGGCGGGAAGCTGAGCCTGGTCAAACAGTGGCGAATACCGCTCTGA
- a CDS encoding helix-turn-helix domain-containing protein — protein MPKVPEPTPQEVRDFLSPISHWSHLKANAEEQYRKTILAAYAARIPIVHIARYTGTSPQAVKKVIDRQNDKAAGDAPAFQNMPRTGYYRGQQLPPSRSVRAV, from the coding sequence ATGCCGAAGGTCCCCGAGCCCACGCCTCAAGAGGTCCGCGACTTCCTCAGCCCGATCTCGCACTGGTCCCACCTCAAGGCCAATGCGGAGGAGCAGTACCGCAAGACGATCCTCGCCGCCTACGCCGCGCGGATCCCCATCGTGCACATCGCCCGCTACACGGGCACCTCGCCGCAGGCCGTGAAGAAGGTCATCGACCGTCAGAACGACAAGGCCGCCGGTGACGCGCCCGCGTTCCAGAACATGCCGCGCACCGGGTACTACCGGGGCCAGCAGCTTCCGCCGTCGCGGTCGGTGCGCGCGGTCTGA
- a CDS encoding helix-turn-helix transcriptional regulator: MTTSSLGAPRVLLSAKQLEQRYGISVNTWRYWRQCGTGPAAVVLGKRKILYDVDVVERWIAARSEQETA, from the coding sequence ATGACCACTTCTAGCCTCGGAGCCCCCAGGGTGCTCCTGTCCGCCAAGCAGCTCGAGCAGCGCTACGGGATCAGCGTGAACACCTGGCGCTACTGGCGACAGTGCGGCACCGGACCCGCCGCCGTCGTACTCGGCAAGCGCAAGATCCTGTACGACGTCGATGTCGTCGAACGCTGGATCGCCGCTCGCAGCGAGCAGGAGACGGCGTGA
- a CDS encoding ANTAR domain-containing response regulator, translated as MKDTEPTPHRVLVAEDEAIIRMDLSEMLREEGYDVVGEAENGQVALEKARELQPDLVIMDVKMPVRNGLEAAQDIARERIAPVVMLTAFGQREFVEKAREAGAMAYLVKPFTKADLVPAIEIAISRFAELKALEKEVTTLSGQLETRKLVDRAKSILMQAHGVSEPEAFRWIQRTAMDRRTDMRTVAHLVIDTLGTPTDTAGAP; from the coding sequence ATGAAGGACACCGAGCCCACCCCGCACCGCGTGCTCGTCGCCGAGGACGAGGCGATCATCCGCATGGACCTCTCCGAGATGCTCCGCGAGGAGGGCTACGACGTGGTCGGCGAGGCCGAGAACGGCCAGGTCGCCCTCGAGAAGGCTCGCGAGCTCCAGCCCGACCTGGTGATCATGGACGTGAAGATGCCGGTCCGCAACGGCCTGGAGGCCGCCCAGGACATCGCCCGCGAGCGGATCGCCCCCGTCGTGATGCTGACGGCGTTCGGCCAGCGCGAGTTCGTCGAGAAGGCCCGCGAGGCGGGCGCGATGGCCTACCTGGTCAAGCCGTTCACGAAGGCCGACCTGGTGCCCGCGATCGAGATCGCCATCAGCCGGTTCGCCGAGCTCAAGGCGCTCGAGAAGGAGGTGACGACGCTCTCCGGCCAGCTCGAGACCCGCAAGCTGGTGGACCGGGCGAAGAGCATCCTCATGCAGGCGCACGGGGTGTCGGAACCGGAGGCGTTCCGATGGATCCAGCGGACCGCGATGGACCGCCGTACCGACATGCGCACCGTCGCGCACCTCGTGATCGACACGCTGGGCACACCCACCGATACGGCGGGCGCGCCCTGA